Within the Triplophysa dalaica isolate WHDGS20190420 chromosome 2, ASM1584641v1, whole genome shotgun sequence genome, the region CCCCGGCAGACCCTCTCCTCACAGTCCACATCAGTCCGCCCTGTCCTCTCCACACAGTCCACACCCGGTCCTGTCACCACACCCAGCACTGTCCCCGCATCGCCCGTTAACACCCCACGCTGCTTTATCTCCACACGCCTACCATCCTGCAGCCGTGGCCTTTCCATACCGGCCCATTCGTTGACCAGAAAACAACCACATAGACTTCTTGCTTCCTCTTGGGTAGAGAACATTTTGTACGATTTTGGGGTTTGGACAAAAAAATTTGCATCATATCATGAACTACGgcaagatttttttatcttttatatcGGACAACCTTGAAAACTCTGGAAATGCTCTTGTAGTTTACTATAAACAGATATTCTTTATAACATAAGTTTTGGATTATCAGGTTGAATCCTGTTTCCTACACTGGGACTCATTATTTAACACTTATTTGGACTTCACCTGACGcttgtacaaataaaatcaaaggcatttttaaagctttctttgtgtttattccAGCTGAAATGCAGCTGTATCCTTAAACCACAATCTTTTACAAaccatgaaatatattttttgaaaaaactcATTTGAGTGTACTATGATGTGGATGATGGTTTAAGTAGCAAAACAACCACtttgtatgtatttgtttatgatTTCCCTTGTACCGttttgaaaatgtcattttggttACAAAGTTGATGATCAGCAACAGTCTTGCATGTGACAACAATGAAAAAATGAGAAGAttcaactttttaaaaagtgtgtTACTAATAAAATACCTATATTTGTACTATGTCTGTTGCTTGTTTAGCTCAgaatatagatggtttcagcggcaacaaaacattatgtggcccaaacttaacttccagttgacctctgcaaagaatgaATAACTGATGTGttggtttaatttaaaacaattaatatacaatgtaatattaatactagttaaatatcaaataaattgttataaccaatcacagaccagaagttaacttcaggccaggcgTATGTGTCAATTGAAACTGTCTAGAGAACCATCGGTCTGATTTAATGTTACACTGTCTAATCCTACACAGATTTGATGTGAGATTCGTTAAAAGAAACCATTTAGTTTAATGACACATTCATTTCTGTGTCCTTGTGCCGAGTAGCCCCACCCACACTAAAATCTCATTGGTCTAAAATCTGGTTCCACATagtttttcaaacttgttttattaatcATCAAGTTAGTTTGTTTGTGATGCTGTTGTGCATTTTATTGTGTATAGACAAATGTGTTGCTAGACACATGTCAAATATGATTATGACAGTAACCTTATTGATAATAAACTGATTAGATTACTTACAAAGCAAAAAACTGTTGGTTTCAGTAAAAACTCATTCTATTAGAAAAATCTAAATTAGACCTAAAATGTGCCCTTAAACCTGAATTTTAGATATAACCCCATACCTGGCCTAACCCAATCCATCACTGTTTCTTAGCGGATACAAGAAAAAGAGGAACATACAGCATATACAGTATTGTCATGTTCCGACGTCTTCTAAAACAAGAAGGCACTAAAGGTCAGCACATAATGACCCTAGAACCTGTAAATAATGTACCAGGTCCTATTTAAAAAgactaaaaatgaatgcatggaTCCCAATGccttacatttgtttaaatgcataGTGATGTAACAGTTTAGCAAAAAAGGTTAGATGTTCATAGTTGTACAGTTCAGATTGTTCAGTCTGTTATTTTAGTGTGAAGGTCAGAGTTCAAGTTCTCAACTAAAGAAAAGCTCCTTGCAGATCCTTTGTGTGTCCTCGGGTGATGTGACAACGTGTCCAATTGTTCGAGGATCTGTGAAGATTTCATAATCATTTCCTCCCTGTTTAGAGAAAAACTAAAAGTTACCTTAATGCAAACtggatttttatatttagtaaaGAAGAATTTTTATCTTCAAGAGTTCTTGtctatttgaggatagtaatgTTTGAATGGGAGCGAGCTGAATACTAGTCTTTGACTCACAGGCATAGTTTTGTctccaaagaaatgaatgacCTGGTATGAGTCCTTCTCCACAATTCCAAGACAGTACCTCTTATCCCAACCCTCTGGAAACACGTCAAAGCTGATCTGCCCACCTACAGGAAATAACCATACACATTCTGTACATCAGTATATTCCTATATGTTATATACGCAAGACAGACACATATAGACACAGACTGACTAACCAATGGAGAAAGCTAGTCCTTTCCCAGCAAACTCTTCTTTCAAAACGGAGACAAACTTTTCTCTGATCTTCTCCTTCTGCATTTGAAAgaacatgaaacaaaatgtcAGCCATATTTTTCCGAAAAAAAAGGGACAATGGTATGTGTTGACAGAAGTTAAAATGACCTTATCAAGTTCAAAGAATTCAACTCTTTCCTGTTGGCTACAGCTTCGACCAATTGGAGAAATATTTAACATTCCGTTACGAAATTCAACAAATGTGCCCCTGAAAcgacattaaataaatgaatgtatgaatggtgtttaaaaatatagtaaaaaatattatcataaaTCTTATTATTGGGAAACAAATAGAAAAGggaaactcaaataaaaatattgataaaatgcAACTGTATTGACATAAAAAGTTGAGTAAAAGTCCAGGTGTAATACCTTACCTCTTCTTAGGCAGTTTTATCTTTGAAAGATAATTTAGacagaaattaataaaatctTGTAAGATTTCCTCTCCTAGGTATGCTTgaatattctgaaaaaaaaaatgaactcagCAACAAAATAGAAAGGAAATATGTAAAGCTACTAGTATTTATAGAAGTACCTCAAAAAGTTCATGAGATTATTGAGCATCAAATATTACCTGCACAGAGTGTAGCTTCCCAAATCTGTACGCTACCAACCCGTTCTCAGCAAACACATAATCCAATCTTTCAAtaactgtcaaaataaaagggaataTGCACTATAACAATAAACTTAATGCGTTGTGCTTacatttgtaattatttgtattaGTTAATGTGTACACACCATTATCACCCAACTGCTCTTTAATTTTGTCCAAATCTGAACCACCCACCACCCCGACCCTCACACGCTGTTTCAGTTTATTCAAGAACTCCAGCATGTCAGGAGTAACCttctaaacacaaaacatgaaaacaaacatatagGTCAATACACTCATTTGATTAAGCGTttgtttctaaaatgttttttaagtagTCGGACAGGAAGTTGCCGCAATGGTGATTTCTAAGCAAACATCAAGGAAATTCATTGATttgaacaaaacatttgaatataattataaatgaacAACAGGTTCCTgttgtgacaacttaccccatacattttgacaacatgcatgttatTAAGGAAGTTCCCCAATGTAAGCTGATAATTATGTGTAGTTTCTTTCTATGCTTTTTAAAGCCCAGAGTAAATAAAGCCAAAATATTGTTTGGCTAACAGTTATGACAACCACGTGattacacacatacacgtcATACTGTAGTTTCTATTCATTTACTTCCGTCAATCAATGTCACTTTTGTAAAACAGCAACAGTTAATTCGATTCAAAAcgatgttaaataaatgatagtaaatatgttttcccctataataataaatattatattaaatgcgGTGTAATAGCAGATCGGTTTAACTAGTTAAAATCAACTAACGTTAAGTCGTTCACTCACCTGACGAGCTGCTGTTAAAGTCCCGTccacatcaaacaaacacaatgtaGCAGTGTCCACTTTTGAATCGGCCATCGTAAGACATGCAAACCGCGTGGGTCAGTACCTTTAAAGTCCAGCTAAAGCTCAGTATTGCCAGTATGCGAGTTTCAGTTCATACATTCAGCAGTGCAACGTCACAGCTTCCGTGTTGTCGGACGTGTAGTGGAGCTGTACGTCAGTGAACGTCCACCACGTGACCATGACGGTCTTTCAGgttcaaaacatatttcaaaaagaaaattgtgGAAATGCGGTGAAcgattaaaatgtgtgtgtgtgagatataATACTAAAAAATGACACTGAGTGTCAAAACACAGTGTCAAAACAGAGCACGTGCAGGACAATTACCTGTTCAGCCAACAGGCTGTGCTGTTGCATAAAGCATGTGGAGTTTCTAACCCTGAAGCAagattttttattgcattagttttataactttataacTAAAGTctttaatatttgttgtttgacTCGATGCGCGATTCTCCGAGCAATCTGCGCAGCATCGCATGACGTCGAACACATCACACTTTCGATACTTTTCCTCCTCACGTCCAGATGGCGCTGTGGTGAAGGTAGCGGCTCCAATATTATCTACCAACGAATACAAAACTGCAGCATATTCAAACCCCAGAATAAGCGCCGGGAGAGAGACAGCTCTGAAGACTGAGGTAACTTACGTGTTTTTGTGTCATATTCTTTGTATTTAGAGAAAAAGCACTTTTATAGATGTTaactttgtctttttgttctcAGCTTGTTCAGGCGTTTAGTGAGGGAAAGTAAGCTAACGGTTGCTAGCTAAATCATACCGAGTTGCtagcatgcatgcatgcatgcatgcatgatGTTTTTAAACGTTAGTAGGTTtattaatgtgtaaatattCACCAGCTTAGTTTATCTCACCTCATAAAAACTTTCAACGGAAATTAAACGGTATATTATTCAACCCTATACTTACGCAAACAGCACAAAAGTAACATACTACAGtgaagtatttttatttgtttatttattttttgattggTGCTGTATAACCACCTGGCCAAaatatttctgtattattttacCTCGATAGGTTTCCCATTTTAAGATGACAGAAGAGTTGATCTGTCTAACATACATAGACAATGTCAACATTAATGTAGAAATTGCTTGGttgaacatttaagaaatatctgaattaatcatttttgtatattttaacatgtttagcGAATTATACAGTTTAAAATTGATTTCTATATTGCTTGATAGAAGAAATTGTACATTCATTTGGATTAATTTGAATACAGTTTAATTTCTGACAGGTCATCAAGACATTGACAGTATGGATGATATGGAGGATGACACCACGATCATATCAACGCTAAGATCGTTCAATAGTTTAATATCTTGTCCAGACCGTTCTGTGCTGGAGGGCGAGTCATCTTATGGCAGAAGTGACCTTCAGAAACTTTATACTAAAAGAGTGGAGGCAAGTCACCCTCCTTACTCTAAAATGTTCCCTTGTTTATGGTCAAAAAGGAACTTTTTAACATTTCTACAATTATCATTGACCTTCCTATGTAGTTTGGAGGGCTGTGTGTGCCATGATAATGTTTaattaaagctgtttttttgtttaaatgtatttcaagaacaaacaatgaaatattaataagtaTATCAATATGTAATGGAAGTATTTAATCTGCATAGTATGTATTTATTGCCATTGATTTCAGTGTAAACAATAGAATTGAGAGGTTAGTGCCATTCTCAATCAGTTGCAGGAGAGGCTATTcctgatttatttgtttattgaaatatttatttttacatcaagTTTTATTCTTCTAATGAGCCAAAAATGATAGATTATTGAATATAACTGAAATGTTGTGACGCTGGTAGATGGAGGAGGCAGCCGCGCGCATCCGCTCTCACACCAGCCTGCTGCAGCTCACTCAAGAGAAACAGCAGATGGAGCTGAGTCACAAGCGTGCCCGTATTGAGCTGGAGAAAGAGGCAAACAGCAGCTCCAGAGACTTACAGGTGAGTGATGGCTTGGCATCATCCCTACAATAGAAGAATGTTTCAGTGGTACTTGCTAAGACAAGCATCATTGTTGGTGTTGGTCAAACTTAAAGATTTGAACAAACTCCTAACTTGACCTACATAAGCGATCACAGtagttttatgtatatttattgtttttgctaATTTTCTATATGCAGAGCTCTACAATGCGACCTTGAAAAATATTTAGGCACACTGGTGGGATTGACCCGATCTAACCCATTTACAATCATATTGAGAAACCTATAACTCCCAAATGTGTTGCCATGCTTATATGATTTGACATTATATAGGCTGCTTTTCATTCTAGTCAACTAAGCGGAGTTCTTGTTATGAGGAATATGTGCTATTTAGTGCTTTGCTTTTTACTTTCGGTTCTGAGGTTATGTCCTTAGTAGCTAGTCCACTAGGGttgagaacacacacagaaagtgtgCAATGTGGCGTTGTGGAAGAAGAATGATACAATACTAATGCTGTAACCAAAAACAGTAAGACTTAATCCAAGGTTTgctgtagttcagtggtaagagcattgtgtcaacaacgcaaggttgtgggttcgattccaggggattgcaaatacctgtgtaaaatgtataggataaagcaatgtaaggtgttttgaataaaagcgtttgccaaatggctaaatgtaaatgtaatgatgtaATCTGTGATGAGTATACTCAAGAAGTTGTGCGGTACAGGTTTATTCGCAAGACAGACACGGAAAGTCAAGTATACCCGGGGCTTAAGATAGCTATATTTGGCGAAGACAGAGAGCCGCGACTCTAGTAACGCGGTCCAGAATGAAATGTGTGCATCACCCGTGCTCACGTTGCTTGCTTGTGGATCCAGTGTCCAAGCACGAAAACGCGTAAGCCCATGAACAAGagacattttttgtcatgggaATAACCTGTGTTTTAGTGTTATGCACCGCATCAGCCAAGTGACCCTCCTAAAATGACGGTTTGGGAACCACATACGTGAGAGTCGAAAAGCGGAGTAGCC harbors:
- the pmm2 gene encoding phosphomannomutase 2 gives rise to the protein MADSKVDTATLCLFDVDGTLTAARQKVTPDMLEFLNKLKQRVRVGVVGGSDLDKIKEQLGDNVIERLDYVFAENGLVAYRFGKLHSVQNIQAYLGEEILQDFINFCLNYLSKIKLPKKRGTFVEFRNGMLNISPIGRSCSQQERVEFFELDKKEKIREKFVSVLKEEFAGKGLAFSIGGQISFDVFPEGWDKRYCLGIVEKDSYQVIHFFGDKTMPGGNDYEIFTDPRTIGHVVTSPEDTQRICKELFFS